A genomic region of Rhodospirillales bacterium contains the following coding sequences:
- a CDS encoding prephenate dehydratase, with product MTKAKERGTIAFQGAAGAYSDLACREAYPAMRTLPCRTFEDAFEALAKGRARLAMIPIENSVAGRVADIHHLLPDSGLYIVGEHFQRVNHHLLGLKGARLGDIVRVHSHVHALNQCRKLIRRLRLHPVVTEDTAGAAAHIAKLGDPTQGAIASKLAARIYGLKSLKANIEDAEHNTTRFIVMAKKPRMPRPGSGPVITSFVFRVRNVPAALLKALAGFATNGVNMTKLESYVSPDFVAAQFYADIEGHPEDRNVKLAFEELGFYTHEVKVLGVYPAHAYRLKMEKRAAGK from the coding sequence ATGACGAAAGCGAAAGAACGCGGGACCATCGCCTTCCAGGGCGCGGCCGGGGCCTATTCCGACCTCGCCTGCCGCGAAGCCTATCCGGCGATGCGGACGCTGCCGTGCCGAACCTTCGAGGACGCGTTCGAGGCGCTGGCCAAGGGCCGCGCCCGGCTGGCCATGATCCCGATCGAAAATTCGGTCGCCGGGCGCGTCGCCGACATCCATCACCTGCTGCCCGATTCGGGGCTTTATATCGTCGGCGAGCATTTCCAGCGGGTGAACCATCATCTGCTCGGTCTCAAGGGCGCGCGCCTCGGCGACATCGTCCGCGTCCACAGCCACGTGCACGCCCTCAATCAATGCCGCAAGTTGATCCGCCGGCTGCGCCTGCACCCGGTCGTCACCGAGGACACCGCCGGCGCGGCGGCGCACATCGCCAAGCTCGGCGATCCGACGCAAGGAGCGATCGCGTCCAAGCTCGCGGCGCGCATCTACGGCCTCAAGTCGCTCAAGGCCAATATCGAGGACGCCGAACACAACACCACCCGCTTCATCGTCATGGCGAAGAAGCCGCGCATGCCGCGCCCCGGATCCGGCCCGGTCATCACCAGCTTCGTGTTCCGCGTGCGCAACGTGCCGGCGGCGCTGTTGAAGGCGCTGGCCGGCTTCGCCACCAACGGCGTCAACATGACCAAGCTCGAAAGCTACGTCAGCCCCGATTTCGTCGCCGCCCAGTTCTACGCCGACATCGAGGGGCACCCCGAGGACCGCAACGTCAAGCTCGCGTTCGAGGAGCTCGGCTTCTACACCCACGAGGTCAAGGTGCTCGGCGTCTATCCCGCGCACGCCTACCGTCTCAAGATGGAAAAGCGCGCCGCCGGAAAGTAA
- a CDS encoding antibiotic biosynthesis monooxygenase, giving the protein MIIRIWHGWTTPANADAYENLLKTEIFPGIAAKGVAGYRGIDLLRRPVGDEVEFVTVMRFDGWDAVRRFAGEDHETAYVPAKARALLARFDERSRHYELRAKLKH; this is encoded by the coding sequence ATGATCATCCGCATTTGGCACGGTTGGACGACGCCGGCAAACGCCGACGCCTACGAGAATTTGCTTAAAACGGAGATTTTTCCGGGCATCGCCGCCAAGGGCGTCGCCGGATACCGGGGCATCGACCTTCTACGGCGTCCGGTCGGCGACGAGGTGGAATTCGTCACCGTGATGCGGTTCGACGGGTGGGATGCGGTCAGGCGTTTCGCCGGCGAGGATCACGAAACGGCCTATGTCCCGGCCAAGGCGCGCGCGCTCCTGGCGCGATTCGACGAACGCTCGCGGCATTACGAGCTGCGCGCGAAGCTGAAGCATTGA
- the nudC gene encoding NAD(+) diphosphatase, with amino-acid sequence MPERDHRPRIAYCAFPLDRASHLRRDAAALAEAAAASSTRVVPVWRNRNLITADGAPAMVALAGEAARRALAAGRERIFLGADAQGAWFATDVSDIAEADLGGFLNGASDGAAFRDLRSAGALLAGGEAALLACARGLAHWHGASRFCGACGAPTESRDGGHARRCVRPDCGRDHFPRTDPAVIMLLTRPAPRRKPGAARCLLARQHHWPEGMYSALAGFVEPGEALEAAVAREAMEEAGVRLAAISYRASQPWPFPASLMLGFRAAAADDAIRRDGKELADARWFTRAELKALPEGDLRLSRPDSIARFLIEEWLAEED; translated from the coding sequence ATGCCGGAGCGCGATCACCGCCCGCGAATCGCCTATTGCGCGTTTCCGCTCGACCGGGCGAGCCACCTGCGCCGCGACGCGGCGGCCCTGGCCGAAGCGGCGGCCGCGTCCTCGACCCGGGTCGTGCCGGTTTGGCGCAACCGCAACCTGATCACCGCGGACGGCGCGCCGGCGATGGTCGCGCTCGCCGGCGAGGCGGCGCGCCGCGCGTTGGCCGCCGGCCGGGAGCGGATTTTTCTCGGCGCCGACGCCCAAGGGGCGTGGTTCGCCACCGACGTGTCGGACATCGCCGAGGCCGATCTCGGCGGGTTCCTGAACGGTGCGTCGGACGGCGCCGCGTTCCGGGATCTGAGGTCCGCGGGCGCGCTGCTGGCGGGCGGCGAGGCCGCGCTGCTCGCCTGCGCGCGCGGCCTGGCGCATTGGCACGGCGCGAGCCGGTTCTGCGGCGCCTGCGGCGCGCCGACCGAATCGCGCGACGGCGGCCATGCCCGGCGCTGCGTCCGTCCCGATTGCGGCCGCGATCATTTCCCGCGCACCGATCCGGCGGTCATCATGCTGCTGACGCGACCGGCGCCGCGCCGCAAGCCGGGCGCGGCGCGCTGCCTGCTCGCCCGCCAGCACCACTGGCCCGAGGGCATGTATTCGGCGCTCGCCGGTTTCGTCGAGCCGGGCGAGGCGCTCGAAGCGGCGGTCGCGCGCGAGGCGATGGAGGAGGCGGGCGTGCGGCTCGCCGCCATATCCTACCGCGCGTCGCAGCCATGGCCGTTTCCCGCGTCCCTCATGCTCGGCTTCCGCGCCGCGGCGGCCGACGACGCCATTCGCCGCGACGGAAAGGAACTGGCCGACGCGCGCTGGTTCACGCGCGCCGAGTTGAAGGCGTTGCCGGAGGGCGACCTCAGGCTGTCGCGGCCCGATTCGATCGCGCGCTTCTTGATAGAAGAATGGCTGGCGGAAGAGGATTGA